ttttgtgtgaatgtgTGAATAATGTACTAATAGTATTTAATGTAGCTGCTTTAAAATCTCATTGATGTCTGCATTCAGATTTAAATGAAGACATAACACAGTATAAGGTTGATGTCACTGGCGCCAGGCGGCATAAGATCTTGCATGTGTCAACAAATGTGACACGCCACtttgaaaatgaaaaatctAATGCTAAAGCGAATAATGAGCTAAAgctgaaaaaaaatgacttgaaaacccagctaataatttttttatactgttttctacataaaataatcctacataatgtaaaatataaatgatatGTTTAAAACTGACTGAGTGAGGCCATGTTAAAAATTGAAATCATAGTAAAATGAATGgttaaaatcaaattttgatCTCAAATGTTGAGCCTGGAATAGACAGGGCCACATATTTTTAAAGCAACTGTGAGATGCTCACCTCCACCTGGCTCACTACTGGTTGGCCATACTGGTTTGATATACGGCTTCTGTACAGCTCTGCTTTCTTGTGATCCGGACGTTCTGAATTAGTTCTCCTCGGACGACTGAACCCATGATGTTCTCTGGAGTTGGTTGTGTGACCGCTGGGGTGAGGGACAGTGTGACAACGGTACAGTAGACCAGGGAGACAGTTATCTATCTGGTGCAGGGGTCCTTTGCTTGGGAAATATTGTGACGTTTGTTCTGACCGTCTCAAAGCTTCTTCTACCTCCAGAGATGTGTTTCTTGGAGCCACAGAGCCAAGAGAGACAAATGATGATGAAGAGGAGCAAACAGAAGGAGCTGGTTGGACATCATCTTCCAAAGAGACAATCCCTGAACTTGTGAGGAGAGATTCCTGATGAGAATGGCAGGGACTTGTCGTACTGACTGTTTCAAATCCGGAGTCCTCCGATTCTAAATGTACTAACTTCCTCGATACAGAATTACGTCCAGTTAAGTCGTATCCATCCACACCGGAATGTAAATCCAGGCTGCCTTCTGTCACCCAGTTCTCAAAGAGATTCCCAAAACTCCTATAGAGGTTCattgattttgttttctttttcttggtATACTGTTTCACTCCTTAGACTGCTCTAGTCTAGACATGTGTGTCTTCCTAAAACACCTTGACTTTCATAACTGACTAGGAACATGCAGGAAGTCAGTTTGTCACATTTAACTAAAAACACCCTTCAAGAGCCGCCCACATTCCGACTTCAATGCATTTCACACTCTGACAAGTGCTAAACTTCCGTTGCCGTTCCCAAAATCCTGAGCTCATGTTTTTGACGTTTTGATCTGTCAAGACATGTCATGAGACTGATGAAACTttcatcatgtttttttttaatactgtcaCACTGAAACTGTCAGTAGAGTACTCTGACTTAAATACATAATATATGATATTTCTGAATAATTTCATATTCAGGATAAACATCCTATTGTGACTTGGCCActtaaaaacttaataaaaCTTCTCTTTAATAACATAGTGCAAACTCAAAACTGAAATCAATGTTAGCTAAATGAAACAAATAGCAGGTAGGCCTAAGTCAAACACTGATGAGGCATATCCATCTCCTCACTTCTCCAGATTATTAAGGTCTAGGTGGTCTGGATCTGGCCTCCTATTTAACATCCCACTTGTCAATACTGCAGGGGAATATAAACTTATGCTGTCTTATGGCTGGATCACCAAGTTTTTGGGGTGTGGGTAGCTTCTTGAGCACATCACCTTTGGCACAAATCACCCCAGACCTACAAGTCTGAACAATTAGCATGATCCAGCAGTTAAGAGCTAACATTATGCTAACTGTATAGATTCATTGTGTAGCCTGCTAAAGCACTAAAACATGTGAAATATTTTCAAACCTATCTATAATTGTTTAGACACTACAATCAAAACACCTTAATCATAGAAATTTTACTTTGAAaggaaaaaactgtttttggaGCTAAAATGTGCTTACTTCTCATGCCATGTGTCTCTCTTTTTTTGAGGATAATTAAAATGTATGGCTTTTCAAAATTATGTGGTCACATGAACAATTTCTTCTGGTTTCCAGAAACAAGGGGTGGAACTACTTCCCTTCTGGCACAAATCACCCCACTCTTCCCTACTAGtagcaatatgtacctttgaggtactaatatgcaccttttGGACAGTGCATAGTAACTTTTCATACTCTATAGACcctttcagcagtaacaacataaacaagcggctgtcgcggtccgcacgtaacttccggtaaactccgctaagaataaataacaacaaagttctttaaacgtagtttatttatataacaagcaaaaaaacaacacatagattacctaggaaaccaaaacatttgttattttcgacgagtcATTTGTACaaaagatcagtttagcaaatagtcagaacattaaaaaacgaaaccggaagtaaggttcggatccagacgtgtatcacgtgcgtccgatgaaaccgtctataagagTGAGCACATAAAAACTAGAACAATTATCATTGCATTCCTCGCACAGCAATGCAAAATCTGCTGGTATGAGCTATGCAGTAATACATTCCTGTCTATTGATAACATCAGCATTCTGTAggaattttttttatctcaGAACAAAAAGGCAGATTACTTTCTGTTTATCTATctttctgtttatctgtctctatctatctatctgtctgtgtgtctgtctgtctgtctgtatctatctatctatctatctatccatccatccatccatccatccatccatccatccatccatccatccatccatccatgtctgtctgtattttgacttatatatctgtctgtctctctccatctatctatctatctatctatctatctatctatctatctatctatctatctatctatctatctatctatctatctatctatctatctatctatctatctatctatccatccatccatccatccatccatccatccatccatccatgtctgtctgtattttgacttatatatctgtctgtctctctccatctatctatctatctatctatctatctatctatctatctatctatctatctatctatctatctatctatctatctatctatctatctatctatctatctatctatctatcactctctgtctgtctatctgtctgtctgtatctttGACTGTCCGTCCGTATGTcggtccatccatctgtctatctatgtctATCTGTATCTtgactgtctctctctctctctctgtctctctctctctctctctctctctatccatccatccatccatccatccatccatccatccatccatccatccatctatctatctatctatctatctatctatctatctatctatctatccatccatccatccatccatccatccatcgatCCGTCTATCTATGCCTGTCTGTATTTTgactgtctatctatctatctgtctgtatctttgactgtctgtctgtttatctatctgtctgtccgtccgtccatctgtctatctatgtctgtctgtatcttgactgtttatatatctgtctgtctctctccatctatctatctatctgtctctctgtctgtctgtatctatgactatctatctatctgtgtgTCTGTATCTAtgactatctatctatctatctatctatctatctatctatctatctatctatctatctatctatctatctatccatccatccatccatccatccatccatccatccatctatccatctatctatctatctatctatctatctatctatctatctatctatctatctatctatccatccatccatccatccatccatccatccatccatccatccatccatccatccatccatccatccatgtctgtctgtattttgacttatatatctgtctgtctctctctatctatctatctatctatctatctatctatctatctatctatctatctatctatctatctatctatctatctatctatccatccatccatccatccatccatccatccatccatccatgtctgtctgtattttgacttatatatctgtctgtctctctccatctatctatctatctatctatctatctatctatctatctatctatctatctatctatctatctatctatctatctatctatctatctatctatctatctatctaaccatccatccatccatccatccatccatccatacatccatacatccatccatccatccatgccTGTCTGTATTTTGacttatatatctgtctgtctctctccatctatctatctatctatctgtctgtctgtctgtctgtatctatgactatctatctatctgtctgtctgtatctatgactatctatctatctatctatctatctgtctgtctgtccgtccgtccatctgtctatctatgtctgtctgtatcttgactgtttatatatctgtctgtctttctgtctgtctctctctctctctatccatccatccatccatatctatctatctgtctgtctgtctgtctgtctgtctgtaagtCTGTCTGTCATCTTGACTGACTCTGAAATAATTGCTCTGTGTGCTTTCTGCTGCTATCCACAAGAGGCCGCCTCGTGTAATGTTTTATTCAACAGGTAAACATTAAAGCTAAACACGGCGCTAACAAGTACCTTCTCAGCCTGTCTTACTGCATTCAACAACATCGTTTACATTATGATTAAGGTAGCTACACACtttcaagatttatttttttcGGGGACACCACACGTCACATAATTTGCGCGCGCTCTGGGCACGCGGCCACTCCTCTGCATCCTCGCCTCACCTTGACTCCCTCTCTCTAGCAACGGTTACACAACACTTAACTCgagcaaaacatttttacaaacatccCGACGACACAAATGGAGCCGTATCCGCCCAAATTTAGTACGGTTTTGGTGACACCTGACCCGCAGTACATTCCAGGGTAAGTGTGTCAGTTATTACTGACCTTTTGAAATATAACGTTATTGTCATGGATTGACAACATTGGATATAAGTGCGTGTTCTTATAACATCtggaaatatttattttgtaatcaTGGCTCTTTTATTAAAGGgtcaaattcagttttattACTCCCTAACTAATAACTAACCACAATaaacaacatataaaatattaaaatatcaaTTTAATTCGTAATTGTATGAGAATACACTATGACATGAAACTGACATAGTGTACTGTATATTATTGGTGTGAGGGGCAATGGACAAATATGTCGTTTCAAAGGCAAAGTTTCTGGTTGCATATAACTAAAATTGAACATAATTATTCTAAAGAGCCATTGTTTTGACAAACCACCAGATTTTATGTCCATAGCATTCATTAATATGTGTTATATGGTTGTGTAGATATGCAGGTTACTGTCCTCAGCTGAAGTATCATGTGGGTCAGTCGTACGGTCAGTTAACAGCAAAGCTCCTGTCCTCTCCCGAGGTGTCTCACTCACAGAGGCTTGTGCTCCATACGGGACGTTTCCCATCTACAGAAAATGACTCAGGACCCCGTGATAAGATCTGGAGAGGCCGGCGTGAAGTCGGCAGGAACCTGGAGAAAATGATACCAGGATACACAGGTTATGTGGTTAAAGTGATGACTAAAAATGGTGTATCGAAATGGTGAATGAAATATTCATATGGGAATGTATCGGAATCTGAGTGGTTAAGTGcagatattttgtaaaatgaTGGCTAAAGTGTATCATTGACTGACTGTTGACCCATCATTGTGCTAGTTTCATGTCTGTCACATTACTTAGCTGTCTTATTTTTCTCCtgaattaaaataacattttaattaaagtgAGTGCTTATATAAGAAGTAAAATAATGACTTTTTTATAATGTCACTCTAAAAGGGATTACAGTCAGAATCAATTCGGAAATCTGTGTTATGATTTACTATAAAAACGTACTATACATTATCCCATGTCAGAGGGAAGTTATAAAATATCAATGAATAATGTTTCCAATCAATTAACTCGGTGTCTGGTTTGCAAAACAATTAACATGCACGATATCTGTTGGTTGTGTTTCAAGGTTTTGTACCAATGCGTCAAAACTACTTCTCCAAAACATACGCAGAAACCTGTCGAGAGGCTCTGTCACAATTCAACCAGGAACAAGAGAGAAGCCTTCGTGCAGCCTCCGCTGACCTGTTATTTTCTCTCAACAACAGTGTCCCAGGCTTCAAAGTAAGGTGTCACTCTCATTTTACTTCCCTTTGACAGCTCCCCTGCGTTGGGTCACCCTGTTTTATTATAGATGCTAAATATCTGGTATCAAAGCAGGTCGAGTGTCACACGCCCTGTAAATGAAAAGAAGTGTTGTTACTAAACAGGCTTTCCAATCAGGACAACAAATGATTTTGGGCAATTATCACCCCATTGTGTTTCGACAAACTGTGAAAGTCTACTGATTGAAGGTCTGCTGCTTTAAGTCCACAAGAAGGTGCTGTTCAGGCTTTTAACCACATTCCCTATTTGTGACCACCCAAGTAGGGCTGGGGAAAAAATCGACTTtttgattaatcgttttttttacgTTGTCGAttaaaatcgattctcaaaggccacaaatcgattttttttttaaataaccagaTCCTGTTTGATCTTGAATGCGACTGTTTGACttttcagcatacatttttcatcttgcatcaaaattgtattgtatttaacataattgtatgcatttaaaattagagatgggttctgttttaatgtacaagtgtacctaaaataaaaaaagtgtaacatctgaatcgatacccagccctacacCCAAGTGGATTGTGATTTATATGGCCAAGATTCAAAATGCACCCAATAAAGTAGTCAATATGACTTCCTATTTACGTATTTCTAAAGCCACTTGATAGCTTTGTGTAGGGAACCTGTTGGAACATGTcttcattgtattttattattaaagggacactacacttttttgaaatatactaattttccagctcccctagagttaaacatttgatttttaccgttttggaatccattcagctaatctccgggtctggcgctaccacttttagcatagcttagaacagtccattgaatctgattagaccatttatcaaggactttgctgccataacatggctgcaggaagcgcaatgatattacgcagtgcccgaaaatagtctcctgctattgaaagttactaaggggtctatttttggctgctgcgtaatattgagccacctgcagccatgttacagcagcaaagtccttgataattacgccagaatgagagtatagttcctagccatatctgcctagaaaatcgcaacttttaattttctgtcggtcttagtacacgatgtaactacagaagagtcaagttttaaataggaaaaaatatcgaaactctgtagttatttttgagcgcgatgctaatggtctaatcagattcaatggattatgctaagctatgctaaaagtggtagcgccatacccggagatcggctgaaaggattgaatgaataaaaaaaagtggagtgtcccttttacATATAATTAACGGTATCATCTGATGGTGTAGACACTAATATAGTTATTGTTATAGTTAACGCTATGGTAATCATTGCATTGTGAACGGCCATTTACTGTCGAAAAAGACCTTAAGCTAAGTTGTTGTTTGTTGTAGCCTAGAAGGTTGAACACTCCTCTGACAGCCATATCTACGGATGCTGCCCCCTACAAGTCCCCGAACCCCTGGAAGCCACAAGGATCTCCGTATCAAATGGAGGATAGCAGCCCACAGAAGTATTTTATCTCAGGTTAGCTTCAGGAGTTGAGATTAAGCATAATGCAAATGATAGTGTTTTTACAGTACCAACATAGACAATTGGAGCTTGTTTATAATTTTGAAATGTTACAATTTTGGTTTATGTGTTTACAGGTTTTACTGGTTATGTTCCCAAAACTCGATTTCTTTTTGGTAGTGGATATCCCATCATCACTAACAGGGCATTGATCCAGTTTGGCAAAGAAACAAAGGCGGATCAAAAGCCTCTCAGACTGCGTGAGGAGGAGACTACGGACTTGCCTTTGATCTCCACAATATACCCCTCCAAAAAAGGTCTTATACCTTCCTACACAGGGCACATTCCAGGTATGTGGAAATAAAGCCTTCAATTAAGATGGTAGTTAGTTACATTCCAGAAAAGACACTGGTGATAGCAAATGTAATTTGGGGAAATGTAAATGTGCCTTTGTAATTTATGTCAACAGGATACAGATATAAATATGGCCAAACATTTGGGCAGCTTACCCATAATGCTCTGGGCCTTGTTGGTACACAGAGGATGAAAAATGGGGAAAACAGACTGAGTTGAAGAACCAGCACACATTTCACACATCACATCAGAAGACAATTAAAGAAATATGGTGCAATTAACTTTTTATCAAGTCTAATGAAATTCACAATAGCAGCTTACCGTCTTTTGCAGTATACAATACAGTGTAATATTatgaaaaaaaagtattttgctAATGCATGCATTACTAGTATGCTAAGTAATGCATGTACATGTAATCATCTGTGATATCAAATAACGTTATCAAATGAAATTAAGAGTTAAAGCTTTAAAAGAACTTTGTTatactaatacacacacacagtacacCAAAGCacacaaaatatctttatttcaaGTCACAATACACACAAAAGCCCCACAAAAAGACTGAAAAACTATTTTCTTTACAGGAGGGGTTTAATAGTTTGCACTATAAAGTATAGTCATCAACATCTATTAACTAGTCCTGCAGCTCAAACACATAATAAATATACTCTACTCATCATACGTCTTTATCTAAATAAAACGGTTAAAGAAATAATTCA
This window of the Paramisgurnus dabryanus chromosome 10, PD_genome_1.1, whole genome shotgun sequence genome carries:
- the LOC135779858 gene encoding uncharacterized protein isoform X2, which encodes MNLYRSFGNLFENWVTEGSLDLHSGVDGYDLTGRNSVSRKLVHLESEDSGFETVSTTSPCHSHQESLLTSSGIVSLEDDVQPAPSVCSSSSSFVSLGSVAPRNTSLEVEEALRRSEQTSQYFPSKGPLHQIDNCLPGLLYRCHTVPHPSGHTTNSREHHGFSRPRRTNSERPDHKKAELYRSRISNQYGQPVVSQVEFEEGEQRRSDKLSPGLLYLEQVCRMLENIATLQQQNHGLQKELEILKSQHVETDSAHSKESKMRQRLEILAHEDSSSLSTLSEEPVAFRYRSASDTRASIGRVHRRARFVQDESFAGVLFEEPNSNISSPEHDTKKPSKIQKLKFTSFRKQESQKPDLESNSDQHKKKTKLPSIFNRRKTTRL
- the LOC135779858 gene encoding uncharacterized protein isoform X1, which produces MNLYRSFGNLFENWVTEGSLDLHSGVDGYDLTGRNSVSRKLVHLESEDSGFETVSTTSPCHSHQESLLTSSGIVSLEDDVQPAPSVCSSSSSFVSLGSVAPRNTSLEVEEALRRSEQTSQYFPSKGPLHQIDNCLPGLLYRCHTVPHPSGHTTNSREHHGFSRPRRTNSERPDHKKAELYRSRISNQYGQPVVSQVEFEEGEQRRSDKLSPGLLYLEQVCRMLENIATLQQQNHGLQKELEILKSQHVETDSAHSKESKMRQRLEILAHEDSSSLSTLSEEPVAFRYRSASDTRASIGRVHSKARFVQDESFAGVLFEEPNSNISSPEHDTKKPSKIQKLKFTSFRKQESQKPDLESNSDQHKKKTKLPSIFNRRKTTRL
- the cimip2b gene encoding ciliary microtubule inner protein 2B is translated as MEPYPPKFSTVLVTPDPQYIPGYAGYCPQLKYHVGQSYGQLTAKLLSSPEVSHSQRLVLHTGRFPSTENDSGPRDKIWRGRREVGRNLEKMIPGYTGFVPMRQNYFSKTYAETCREALSQFNQEQERSLRAASADLLFSLNNSVPGFKPRRLNTPLTAISTDAAPYKSPNPWKPQGSPYQMEDSSPQKYFISGFTGYVPKTRFLFGSGYPIITNRALIQFGKETKADQKPLRLREEETTDLPLISTIYPSKKGLIPSYTGHIPGYRYKYGQTFGQLTHNALGLVGTQRMKNGENRLS